One Glycine max cultivar Williams 82 chromosome 1, Glycine_max_v4.0, whole genome shotgun sequence genomic window, AGCATAATAGAAAATGGAGAATAAGTGTTGACTATAGTAATTTGAACAAGCATTGTCTAAAGGACTTATATCCTTTTCCCGACATAGATAAACTAGTGGAAGGATCCTCTGACTACCGATATTTGAACTTCATGGATGCTTATTCAAGGTACAATCAAATACCATTGCATCTTGATGACCAAGAGAAAATAACCTTCATGATAGAAAAAGCAAACTACTACTACAAGGTCATGTCTTTTGGATTAAAGAATGCCAGCACTACATACCAAAGGATGATGAACAAAGTCTTTGAAAATCAAATAGGTCAGAACCTGTAGATGACATGATAGTGAAAAGAAGCACCCTAGAATGACACATAACAAATTTGGTGGAAACCTTTGCTCAGTTGCTAAAGTATAACATGCACTtgaatccaaagaaagaccaagtcCAAACAACCAAGACACACCTAATACTGACTTTTAGTCTTCATCAACAGTTTGTAAAATCAATTTAGAATGGCATCCCTAATCTTGTTAACTAATTCAACAATGACATTTGTAGAAGTGAGCTCTTCGGGAGATAACTCTTCCTCTAGTCTCACATAAAAATTGACTGACTCACTATAATGGGTGAAGGACCAATAAAGCTCAAAGCAAGACTTAAACTGATCACCACCCTCATCCTCATGAACAACAAATAGATTGTCCCAACAATCTTTAGAAGGCCTCAACCAGAAGTacattgagagaaaaaaatcctTGTAAGCATGCCTCGTCTCCTCCTCTTTGGAGTAGTAGAGGGCATCCTAACATCTTCTCTGCTACATTGAGAGAAAACTCGACCGTCATCCCCAAGCCATTCAATCTGTCGCCCACCAATAATATTGTTTTCCCTAGTAATTAGAAATTGGGGGATCAAGAGATATAGAACCTTAGGAGTAAGAACAAAGCAGATACCATGAATTTCTCATTGTCCCAATCAACATCCTCCAATTTGGGAGCCTCGTGGAGCTCTTAATTGATGGCCATATCCTTGTCACAAACAAAAGAGAGATTAGATTCGTCGTTAGAATCAACCCCATCGTTCTTAAGGTCATTAAGTTGTCGCTCTAACAACTTCAATACAATTGGTTGTACTCCCCTCAAAACTAAGATGGCTGGTCTTCTCTATGCCAGCATGAGAAATTTGGTGCAGTTTGtccaaattagaaaaattaccAATAGATTTGGGGGGTTCGCAAAGGATGAACTTTCACCTTGCAAATATTGGGGGTACAAAAGGGAAGCCTAGGCTAGTTTTGGACCTTCCTCACAAGAATAAGGTTGTCCCAacaacatcaaatattcacaaCATATCCTCACTTTAGGATGAGGAACTCTGTCATCATTAGGTTTCACCGTCTAAGGGCACTTCTTATGGCAAACATATTTTCCCACCCCACCAATTCACGTTGGAATAACAACCATCTCACGAGGATTCAATCACCTCCGAGGATGCAACTCATTACCCCTCTCAGCCTAGCCACCCTTCCTCTACCAACTGGAATAGCTCTGGGGTTTCCAAAATGGCCAAGGGCATCACAACCAGATAAGCCCTTTGAACTGGATTTTTGGGAAGACATCTTCAAAAACATAACCAAACCCAAACACCCTCAAATAAGAGACTCATCAACAggacaaacacaaacaaactaGAAAGATAAAGTGAGATTAGAAGATACATAAGTATAGAAAACAAAAGGCGAAAGAAATCAAGCATACGCAACACTCGCAACAGtctttgaaagaaattaaaatagaggCCTCAAGCACGCGAGTAAAAAAATGGCAATTATGACCAAGTAAAGACAATTAAGAAATTACAAAGCAAATAAAGAGACACTCCAATAAAGAGGTGTTATAggcttttcaaataaaaaaagaacggTTAGGGCACAATTACCTAACAAATAGAGCCTAAAAACTTGAATGATGGGACACTCAACAGCCACGAGCACATAAGACCACTACGTGGTATCAGCTTTGTACTCAATTAGATGACATTGTCTCCCTGAGAGAATATCGACTCAGGGGTAACTGTTCTAAGGTAAATATCAACTTCCTACTTGATAAGTCAACATTGCCTCTTTAAGACAATATCAACCAAGGGGAAACTGTTCCATGGTACACATTGACTTTATACATCGTGCACATGTGACACACAATCTAATACATGATGAACAACTTCAAGGTCATAAGTCGGGTACAAATCTAAATAGCCGACCAAAGCAACAAGTGCCTTAATAGCAATCGACTAAAGATAAGTCTGGTGCAACCTTCAAAATAGGATATTTaacatgaatatttgtaataaACCACATGACTAATAACACCACATGAACAAACACTATAAATAGGCACCCTGTAATAACATAGAAGAGGAGGAacaacaaataacaaaaattcaatACTATgagacttctttctctctctctttaaatTCTCTCTAATTCTCTCCTCCTCTCTCAATTTACTTCATGATACATGATTCAAATCACCTTCCATGTCCTACACCAGAACacaaatgattaaattattaagaaaaatagcCAAATAACGGGGTAGTAAGATAACACAAACAACTCGCAAAACATTAGTATAACAACAAAGCTTCAACAGTATTATGCCTTTTCACTACAAATTGAGGTCCACAATATCTTccctttctctatttttttttattaaaggtgCTACAACATTGTAATGTTGTTGATGTTAACCACATTAATAATCAACGAACATAATTAATGTATTGGCAAAAGGGCACGTGGGAACACATGAACACTATATATAAATCCTTAGTTGATCAAGAAAATCTCATATTACCATTACAAcatcatttttctctctctaatcGTTCATGGACCAAAATATGTTACCATTATTTGTTCTTTTAGCTTTTCCCATTTTGCTATTATTCTTCAGAAAACGCAAAACATCTAAGAAGCCAACCTTTCCACCAGGCCCTAGAGGCCTTCCCTTTATTGGCAATCTTTATCAACTCGATGGTTCTACTCTTTGTTTGAAACTCTATGAACTCTCAAAAAAATATGGTCCCATCTTTTCCCTTCAACTAGGTTCAAGGCCAGCCCTCGTTGTTTCCTCACCAAAACTGGCCAAGGAGGTAATGAAAACCCATGACCTTGAGTTCTGTGGGCGACCCTCCCTCATAAGCACAATGAAGTTTTCATATAATGGGCTAGACATGGCATTTTCACCCTATAGAGATTATTGGAGACACACTAGAAAAATTTCCATCATCCATTTCCTTAGCCTCAAGCGTGTCTTAATGTTTTCCTCAATAAGAAAATACGAGGTTACCCAATTGGTCAAAAAGATAACGGAACATGCTTCTTGTTCCAAGGTTACCAACTTGCATGAGTTGCTCACGTGTCTTACGAGCGCTGTAGTGTGTAGAACTGCTTTGGGTAGAAGGTACGAAGAGGAAGGGATCGAGAGAAGCATGTTCCATGGCTTGCTTAAAGAAGCTCAAGAATTGACAGCTTCCACCTTCTACACAGATtatattcctcttgttggaGGAGTGGTTGATAAACTCACTGGGTTGATGGGTCGTCTTGAGAAAATGTTCAAGGTGTTGGATGGGTTTTATCAGAATGCTATTGATGAACACCTTGATCCTGAAAGGAAGAAACTCACTGATGAACAGGATATAATCGATGCCTTGCTTCAATTGAAGAATGATCGTTCGTTCTCAATGGATCTCACTCCCGCTCACATCAAACCCTTGATGATGGTTTGgttattctatatttttctcttcGACTTTTATCATTCCTTTCTAGCTATTGCCAtgaccctatatatatatatatatatttctgcataattttccaatttttattCTCCTTATCTGTTAATTAATTGCCTGGTAAAACAGAAATTGGTCAATGCATCTTCATCGTCATTATTGAGTTAATAACGTGTTTTTCTGCCTTGAAACTTTTTATCTATACACATTGTTAATGATATTGTTTAGAATAATGCTTTAACTTTATATATCATAGCTTCAACAATCATACATATGCACCTCAATAATATAAACACTTTTTTGacatctttcatttattttttatctctttttatttcatatCATACCATGTATTAGATTATCACTATTCCGTtatgtatttttctctctcatagTGTAGACtagtttaaaaatttagaaagaaaaaaaactatacttTCTTCATATAGTAATTAAAAAGATTAGTACAAAAATATTGTAGGaaaactttaaattattttattgtatataaataatatgaatatgACAAGAGCTAACCTAGTtcataaggttttttttttctatcacaaGAAGTGTTTTCCACTAAGCATAGGCCTAATCTCCCCTAGATATTGAAGCCAAGGGATAGGGCACTCTCAATTGGATTTGTTCTATTCACAAGAGTAGAGCATCGATCAAAACCCATACTCTTAGCTTAAGGGTTGAGAGCCCTTGCTAGCTTATACCACTCACGCCATCCTGTGTTACTATATATAACTAGTTCAAAAGTTGAAACATTGATTTGGGTCGATCAATTTGTATAGATTTACAGTTTTAGGGATCAAAGCAACACAAGTTACTAAATTTCAAGAACTATATTGTATATTAACTTGTTACATAAACAACAAATAGCTTTTGTTCCGATTATTATTTGTGAAGGTTTCTAATGATGGACTTTTATTTCTTTGTCAATCACAGAATATAATTTTGGCAGGGACAGATACAAGTGCAGCTGCAGTAGTTTGGGCAATGACGGCACTAATGAAGAGCCCGATAGTAATGAAGAAAGCCCAAGAAGAGATTAGAAACATTTTTGGCGGGAAAGATTTTATAGAGGAAGATGATATTCAAAAGCTTCCTTATGTTCAGGCAGTTATAAAAGAAACAATGAGAATCTACCCACCATTGCCCTTGCTTTTACAAAGGGAAACGATTAAAAAGTGTAGCATTGCAGGGTACGAAATTCCAGAGAAGACATTGGTGTATGTGAATGCTTGGGCAGTGCATAGAGACCCAGAAACTTGGGAGGAGCCAGAAGAGTTTTATCCTGAGAGATTCCTAGAcagcaaaattgattttagggGTTATGATTTCGAGTTGATTCCATTTGGCGCAGGCCGAAGGATTTGCCCGGGCATAAATATGGGAATTATCACAGTGGAACTTGTGCTTGCTAATCTTCTGTATTCATTTGATTGGGAAATGCCTCAAGGGATGAAAAGGGAAGACATAGACACTGATATGCTTCCAGGACTTATCCAACACAAGAAAAATCCTCTCTGCCTAGTTGCTAAGAAGCAAGGGTGATTTGGAATATTCATGACAAtgctataataaaaattattagaaaataagtCATGTAGCCATTATTATATAAATCGGATATAGGGACACTTAGCTTATTTCAACTTAATTAGTAATCTTAAGTTCAAATCTTGGATATGCATGTCGAATTACATTAAAAGGTTTCCCATATATCCTAAGCAAGATTTGTAACACCCTCAAATATAATATGAATAAAcatgcactttttttttctttttgtaaacgTATTTATTAATCCAGTTGTGGATACATTTTACTTTAACAAAACGTGGGTAAACTTCTCTTTTCCTTTGATTCCTTTATACATACAAGTCATGacgaaaatataaatcattttgtaAGAACAAATGCGTTCCAATTATaaaacatatgctttttgaatgaagagaaagagaagtgcTATAAACTTAAACTGTTgaaataaacacacacacacacacacacacacacatatatatatatatgaaggtTGATTCATTACAATAAGTAACGAGTTTGAAATTGAGAATACATCAAAATGTGGATATATTCCAAATTACACATAATAAAAAGATGTTGACTATAAGTACCAACAAAATATCTAGGTCCTAAGCCCACCCATACATATgcaaaagaaaggggaacacccAGTCCCAGAAAAGTAATCACTAACCCAAACCTAGGGATGAAATTGTATGCAAGAAAGGTGAAACAAAAGGTCGATAGTTTGGAAGATCCCTAATAGCGAGACTCCTATGAGGAAACATCCCACATATCCTCATTAGATTCCTCCTCAGAGAATCCTCCTTACTACTTTCCACATTGAGCCACCAGGATCCTCTTGGGGAAGCTCCCCACCAATTGCCACTGTCGCTACCACCGTTGCGTCATCCTCCACAATCAAGCTCAAGAAGAAAGTTCAGCTTCATCTAACCTAAAAAAATGTAAGGGTGAGTGTTTCCACTTCATCAACCAAACACATAGAAAAAACTAAACACAAGTCAAAAAACACAAAACTAGCAACCATTACGATGTGGTGATCTATCGGATCACATCTTAAGGTGGTCTTACAACATTTTAGTTTGGATGACTGCCAAGAGTACACCATCACCACGATATAATGGTAGGCTCACACCGGCTGGCTATCCCTCACATTTTTCGAGAATGTGAAGTCGGCTTATTAGAAAACATGACCACAAACTCATCGCCACATCCTTAAGAAACAACAAGTCAACAAGCATACCCTAGGTACCACTCTATAAGACCATCCCCAACTCTGATGACTTACTCCTCAACCACTCCTCCTTGAGGGTTTACTTTATCGTCCACCTGACTACACAGGTACAAAACGACGTTGAAGGAGAACCATGTCCGAGAATCATCTAGACTTAACCAAAACAAGGATCACATGCACACTTCATGGTGGGCAGCGCCAATCGATTTTCGTCTAGTGAGCTCTCACAACCTTCAACATGTTTCCGCCCATGCAACTCTCTTGAAGGAGTTCTCTGCATTCTACCGCGAGTCTGTGTCCATTTGCACGTCTCTTAAACGCATTACTCTCTCAGAGAAAACATCCTAGTCACACGGGCACTTGTGTTCGAGTCCCTgtgaattaaaacaaaacattgcATGGCGTATAACACACACAATGTCCACTAGAACAAGGTTCTAGTCCACACTAGGACTCGTGCCCGAGTCCTTGTGTTGTTCACACAAAAGCATGCATCTTTTGAGATGCACTATGCCCACTAGAATGGGGTCCTAGTCAACAATAGAACTCGTGCCCGAGTCCCTGTAACTACCACACATAGGTCTAACATAGATCATTATCATCCCCAGTTACTAGCCAACCAGGTCCCACACAAAACATCACATGCAATAGTGTCCAAGGTCACACCTCCTGGTCTCCAATAAAACATTGCATTCCACAGTTATAGTTGTCTAGGATTCACATTTCCCGAGTCTTTCAAtcatacaaaaacaaattataactcACGTGGAGATCACCAAATCACCACACAACacttaaacaaaaataacaaggcAAATCTTCCATACATagtcaaaatttaaacaattcaaTACATTCAAGTTACATGCATTAAAAACCTTAGCTTTTAGAAAACTGGTAGATTTAAGCCTCTGTAAAACtttgcaaataattttattattgagaaatttttatatagacttgaaataaattttgttatctTTCCAATAAGTTAAAATACaccaatagaaaaaaaagtctacaaaaaacctaaaaattcttcaaggtattgAGATAGAGAGCACCCCAATTTGGACATAGTT contains:
- the LOC100803017 gene encoding cytochrome P450 83B1; amino-acid sequence: MDQNMLPLFVLLAFPILLLFFRKRKTSKKPTFPPGPRGLPFIGNLYQLDGSTLCLKLYELSKKYGPIFSLQLGSRPALVVSSPKLAKEVMKTHDLEFCGRPSLISTMKFSYNGLDMAFSPYRDYWRHTRKISIIHFLSLKRVLMFSSIRKYEVTQLVKKITEHASCSKVTNLHELLTCLTSAVVCRTALGRRYEEEGIERSMFHGLLKEAQELTASTFYTDYIPLVGGVVDKLTGLMGRLEKMFKVLDGFYQNAIDEHLDPERKKLTDEQDIIDALLQLKNDRSFSMDLTPAHIKPLMMNIILAGTDTSAAAVVWAMTALMKSPIVMKKAQEEIRNIFGGKDFIEEDDIQKLPYVQAVIKETMRIYPPLPLLLQRETIKKCSIAGYEIPEKTLVYVNAWAVHRDPETWEEPEEFYPERFLDSKIDFRGYDFELIPFGAGRRICPGINMGIITVELVLANLLYSFDWEMPQGMKREDIDTDMLPGLIQHKKNPLCLVAKKQG